The following are encoded together in the Culex pipiens pallens isolate TS chromosome 1, TS_CPP_V2, whole genome shotgun sequence genome:
- the LOC120426025 gene encoding 26S proteasome non-ATPase regulatory subunit 10-like, with translation MDKDIPLYDLATQDYHVLEEMISKNPSLITKKDSNDRFLIHWGALRGRELLVEELLKKAPEQLEATDDTNATPLVLATLGGHLGTVRLLLAKGASIDHRNWQGHSSLQYACSKGHTEVAKFLVEQGANVNVVDGRNDTPLHRVASQGRQEILKFLLEHGARADVQNAEGNTALHLACEDEQNSCALLLVEHGASGTVQNKEEKTPLDLAKPGLRRNLKTKLGIGDE, from the exons ATGGACAAGGACATTCCGCTGTACGATTTGGCCACCCAGGACTACCACGTCCTGGAGGAAATGATCTCGAAGAACCCTTCTCTCATCACAAAGAAGGACTCG AACGACCGCTTCCTGATCCACTGGGGCGCCCTCCGCGGCCGGGAACTCCTGGTGGAGGAACTGCTGAAGAAGGCGCCCGAACAGTTGGAAGCAACGGATGATACCAACGCCACTCCGCTGGTTCTGGCCACCCTGGGAGGTCACCTCGGCACGGTTCGTCTGCTGTTGGCGAAGGGGGCTTCGATTGACCACCGGAACTGGCAGGGCCACTCGTCGCTGCAGTACGCCTGCTCCAAGGGCCATACCGAGGTGGCCAAGTTTCTGGTGGAGCAAGGCGCCAACGTGAACGTCGTGGACGGACGGAACGATACGCCGTTGCACCGGGTGGCGTCGCAAGGGCGGCAAGAGATTTTGAAGTTTCTGCTGGAGCACGGAGCTCGGGCGGACGTGCAGAACGCCGAGGGGAATACGGCGTTGCATTTGGCCTGTGAGGACGAGCAGAACTCGTGTGCGTTGTTGCTGGTGGAGCATGGCGCCTCGGGGACGGTTCAGAACAAGGAGGAGAAAACGCCGCTGGATTTGGCCAAACCCGGGCTGAGGCGGAATTTGAAGACGAAGCTGGGCATTGGGGATGAGTGA